Proteins from one Gossypium raimondii isolate GPD5lz chromosome 8, ASM2569854v1, whole genome shotgun sequence genomic window:
- the LOC105790576 gene encoding carotenoid 9,10(9',10')-cleavage dioxygenase 1 gives MAEDKSKLVNDDRVGAEKGILEVKPSPQKGLKSTLIDWLEQLIVKLMYDSSQPQHYLSGNFGPAPTETPPTHNLPVKGHLPECLNGEFVRVGPNPKFPPVAAYHWFDGDGMIHGLRIKDGKATYVSRFVKTSRLKQEEFFGGSKFMKVGDLKGLFGLLMVNIYKLREKAKVLDLSYGNGTANTNLIYHHGKLLALQEADKPYVLKVLEDGDLQTLGMIDYDKRLAHSFTAHPKVDPVTGEMFTFGYGHEGPPYITYRVISKDGFMHDPVPITISEPIMMHDFAITENYAIFLDLPLYFRPKDMVKDKKLIYSFDASKKARFGVLPRYAKDDLLIRWFELPNCFIFHNANAWEEGDEVVLITCRLENPDLDMVNGEVKEKLENFSNELYEMRFNMKSGLASQKKLSASAVDFPRVNEYYTGRKQRYVYGTILDSIAKVKGIVKFDLHTEPEAGKEKIEVGGNVVGVFDLGPGRFGSEAVFVPREPGTTCEEDDGYLIFFAHDENTGKSAVNVIDAKTMSADPVAVVELPYRVPYGFHAFFVTEEQLKEQAN, from the exons ATGGCGGAGGACAAGTCGAAGCTGGTGAACGATGACCGCGTGGGAGCTGAAAAGGGAATCCTGGAGGTGAAACCCAGCCCCCAAAAAGGTCTAAAATCGACACTGATTGACTGGTTGGAACAGCTGATagttaagcttatgtatgattctTCTCAGCCTCAACATTATCTATCGGGTAACTTCGGTCCTGCTCCTACCGAAACTCCTCCCACCCATAATCTTCCCGTCAAAGGCCATCTCCCT GAATGTTTGAACGGTGAATTTGTAAGGGTTGGGCCTAACCCCAAGTTTCCTCCTGTTGCTGCATATCACTG GTTTGACGGAGATGG AATGATTCATGGTCTGCGCATCAAAGATGGAAAGGCAACATATGTGTCTCGTTTTGTCAAGACATCGCGTCTTAAACAAGAAGAGTTTTTCGGGGGGTCAAAATTTATGAAG GTTGGAGACCTTAAAGGATTATTTGGATTGCTCATGGTCAATATATATAAGCTGAGAGAAAAGGCTAAAGTGTTAGATTTATCATACGGGAATGGAACAG CTAATACAAATCTCATATATCACCATGGGAAACTTCTGGCACTTCAAGAGGCCGATAAACCTT ATGTGCTCAAAGTTTTGGAGGATGGAGATCTCCAAACTCTTGGCATGATTGACTATGACAAGCGGTTGGCACATTCCTTCACTGCTCATCCAAAGGTTGATCCAGTCACTG GTGAGATGTTTACTTTTGGTTATGGACACGAAGGGCCACCTTATATTACATACAGAGTTATTTCAAAAGATGGTTTCATGCACGACCCAGTTCCAATAACAATATCAGAACCAATCATGATGCATGACTTTGCAATTACTGAGAATTATGCAATTTTCTTGGATCTTCCCTTGTATTTTCGACCAAAG GATATGGTTAAAGACAAGAAGCTGATATACTCATTTGATGCTTCAAAGAAGGCTCGCTTTGGTGTCCTTCCACGATATGCAAAGGATGACCTGCTAATCAGATGGTTTGAGCTTCCTAATTGCTTTATATTCCACAATG CGAATGCTTGGGAGGAGGGAGACGAAGTTGTTCTGATCACTTGCCGTCTTGAGAACCCAGATCTAGACATGGTCAATGGGGAGGTCAAAGAGAAGCTTGAAAATTTCTCAAATGAGCT GTATGAGATGAGGTTCAACATGAAAAGTGGTCTTGCTTCACAGAAGAAACTATCAGCTTCTGCTGTGGATTTCCCCAGGGTGAATGAATACTACACTGGCAG AAAACAAAGGTATGTGTATGGAACCATTTTGGACAGCATTGCGAAAGTCAAGGGGATTGTGAAATTTGATCTGCACACGGAACCAGAGgcaggaaaagaaaagattgaagtTGGGGGGAATGTTGTTGGGGTGTTTGACTTGGGTCCTGGTAGATTCGGTTCAGAAGCTGTTTTTGTGCCTCGTGAGCCTGGGACCACTTGTGAAGAAGACGATGGCTACTTGATATTCTTTGCACATGATGAAAATACTGG AAAATCAGCAGTGAATGTGATTGATGCAAAAACGATGTCAGCAGATCCTGTTGCAGTTGTTGAATTACCCTACAGGGTTCCTTATGGGTTTCATGCTTTCTTTGTGACAGAG GAACAACTTAAAGAGCAAGCAAACTAG
- the LOC105790577 gene encoding nuclear transcription factor Y subunit A-7, whose protein sequence is MPAKPRNEDQRMHHGAQSVLNSTAYSEPWWKAVGIDLLGEAASKSPSAEKKNGPTADGDGRNGHDEQYLKHVPSAAPLTLVEHLEPNSQMELAGHSIVLKSYPCSDLQYSGILASYGPQIMVSPLYGMHHARMPLPLQMEEEPVYVNAKQYHGILRRRQIRAKAELEKKVIKVRKPYLHESRHLHAMRRARGSGGRFLNKKKLDDHITSPNSEKGMNSDENISAKSAHLSGFECLSSSGTGNLSSFYGQQEGNESLVKDLHKAQPLANSTLHLSSNNAEKGNYFRQQRDIVQGNGAQHGAPSIK, encoded by the exons ATGCCAGCAAAACCGCGGAATGAAGATCAACGGATGCACCATGGTGCTCAAAGTGTGTTGAACTCAACTGCCTACTCAGAGCCCTGGTGGAAAGCAGTAGGGATTGACCTCTTAGGTGAAGCTGCTTCAAAGTCACCCTCTgcagagaaaaaaaatggtCCAACAGCAGATGGAG ATGGGCGAAATGGACATGATGAACAATATCTCAAGCATGTCCCTTCTGCAGCCCCCCTCACATTGGTTGAACACCTTGAACCAAATTCCCAAATGGAACTAGCTGGCCACTCAATT GTCTTGAAATCTTACCCCTGTTCAGATTTGCAGTACAGTGGAATACTGGCTTCATATGGGCCACAAATAATG GTGTCACCACTATATGGAATGCATCATGCTAGAATGCCTTTGCCTCTTCAAATGGAAGAGGAGCCTGTTTATGTAAATGCAAAGCAATATCATGGAATTTTAAGGCGAAGACAAATACGTGCCAAGGCTGAGCTTGAAAAGAAAGTCATTAAAGTTAGAAAG CCATACCTTCATGAATCACGGCATCTGCATGCTATGAGAAGGGCTAGGGGTAGTGGAGGTCGTTTTCTGAATAAAAAGAAGCTGGATGATCACATCACCAGTCCTAACTCAGAAAAGGGTATGAATTCAGATGAAAACATTTCAGCTAAATCAGCTCACTTATCTGGGTTTGAGTGCTTATCTTCCAGTGGTACTGGAAATTTGAGTTCCTTCTACGGACAGCAAGAGGGAAATGAGTCACTAGTTAAGGATTTGCATAAAGCACAGCCTTTAGCTAATAGTACACTCCACTTATCATCTAATAATGCTGAGAAGGGTAACTACTTCCGCCAGCAGAGGGATATCGTGCAAGGGAATGGGGCACAACATGGGGCCCCTTCAATTAAATGA